GTGCCTCGCCGGCGAGATCGGGCCGGCCGCCCCTCGAGACGACGGCGGCGACGCGCACTGGAATCTCCGCGGCGGCCGCGAGGGCCGCGCCGCCACCCGTGCTCGCGCCAAAGATCGCGAGCGGCAGCTTTCCGGTCGCCGGCTCCTGCGCGAGCCATTCCGCGGCGCCGATGAGTCGCTCGGCGAGCAGTCCAATGTCAAATCGATATTCACCGGTGTGAATATCGAGTGCTTCCTCGTTAGGTGTCAGCAGATCGATCAGCAGCGTCGCAAAGCCGCGCTCGCGCAACAGGGCGGCAACGTGCCTGTTACGTGAGCTGAATCGACTGCTGCCGCTCCCGTGCGCGAACAACACGACGGCACGCGCATGCGGAGGAATACTCAGATCGCCATCGAGTGTCACGCGTCCCGCTGGCACCTGGATGGCACGCTCGTCCGCTGTCAGGGTCGCCGCTGTTTGGGTCATCGTCGTCCTCGCGTCTTATCGCGGCGGGGCCGTCCGTTCGGCCGCGCGCTCCAGGAGATCGTGAACTTCCTCATCTTCGGTCTGTTCGAAGTCCTCATACCAGAGACCAACGGCGTAGAAGGGCTCCGGCGTATCGAGACACACGACGTCGTCGGCGAGCTTGGCAATGGCTCCGCACGTCTCCGGTGCGCCCACGGGCGCCGCGACGACGATCTCGCGCGGGCCTTCGGCGCGTAACGCAGCAATTGCCGCGCGCATCGTCGAACCGGTCGCCAGGCCATCGTCGACAAGTATCGCCACACGACCTGTAACCGACGGAAACGGACGATCGTCGCGGTAGAGCCGCTCTCGGCGCTCGAGCTCGCGGCGCTCGCGCTCGGTGATTCGATCCAGCGCGTCCGCGTCCACGCCGTACGCACGGAGCACGGATTCGTCGACGACGCGTACCCCGCCGCTCGCGATCGCGCCGATTCCGAATTCCTCGTGGCCCGGCAGACCCAATTTTCTCACGACGAAGACGTCGAGGGGCGCATCGAGTGCCATCGCGATCTCGAAGGCGACAGGTACGCCCCCGCGCGGCAGGCCGAGCACGAGTACGTCACCTCGTCCCGCGTATTGCGTGAGTTCGGCAGCCAGCAGTCGCCCCGCCTCGGAGCGGTTCAGAAAGCGCTCAGCCATGACATCAGCATTTGGGTTCGACCTGACTTTGGCAGAGCACAGCCTACGCCATTCAGTGCGCCAAGTCGATAAGCCATAGTCCGGCCCTCGGTCAGCAAGTCTCGGACGAGCTTCAGGACGATACCCGACACCCCCTCTAGCCGTCTCTACCTAGGTTGACCCCGTGGGCCGGCATTCGGCCGGCCATCGGGTGCCTTGCCGCACCCGCAGCGAATGCCGATGACCAACGTCAGCACCCTCCTCCCTGATGCAGCGCTCGGACGAGCCCGTCGGATTCCGACGGCCCGGGCGCTCGCGACATTGGGGAGGGTGACGCGTCAGGGCGTCGAGGCCGTTGGTGGCAGTGCGCGCTTCGCGGCACGGACGATGGGAGCGATTCGCGACGTTCGCACGTGGGGTCCCGCCGCGACGCTGCACATGCGCCGGCTCGGCGTCGACTCCCTGCCGATCGGTGTTTTCATCGCCGTGTTCACCGGAATCGTACTCGCTTTGCTCGCGAGCTACTCCTTCAGCGGCGCCGTACCGATGTACTTCGTCGGGACGCTCGTTGAGAAAACAATAACCATGGAGCTTGCGCCCGTGCTCACGGGACTCGCGCTCGCAGGGCGCGTGGGCGCGAACATCGCCGCTGAATTGGGGACGATGCGCGTCACCGAACAGATCGACGCACTGGAGACACTGGGCTACGATCCGCATTCGTATCTTGTCGTCCCGCGCGTCCTCGCAGGAACTATCATGTTCCCCGTCGTCGTAGGTGCAGCGATGCTTGCGGGCGTTGCATCGGGCTGGCTCGCGTCGGTCGCGTTGCTCGATCTGTCGTCCGCCGATTTCGTTCAGGGACTTCGTCTCTTCTTCTCTGGCTTTGACGTTCGATATGGCCTGGTGAAGGCCGCGAGCTTCGGATTCATCGTGACACTCATCGGCTCGATCCGCGGATTGCGGGCCGCTGGCGGAGCAGAGGGCGTGGGCCGAGCTGCAACCACTGCGGTGGTGTATTCCGCCGTATTGATTCTCGTGCTCGACGCGTTCTGGGCCGTGACGTGGCTGCTCGGGAGCCGGCCATGAGACGCACGAACGATTTTCTCGTCGGCACCATCGTGTTGCTGGTGATCCTCACGCTCACCGGCGCCACCTTCTGGGCGAAGCAGAGCGACATTGGTGAGCGGCGCGCGAAGGTCGTTGCGCGCTTTCGCGACGTCGGCAACGCGCGGGTCGGTAACGCGGTGGTCATCCGTGGCGTGCGAGCGGGAACGATCGAGGCGATTGAACTGTCGCGCGGCGGATGGGTGCACGTGCGAATGAGTCTCGATCGCTCGATGACATTGCCGTCGACGCCGGTGGTATTGCTCAACGAGTCCAGTTTGTTCGGTGAGTGGCAGGCGACAATCACGCCTCGATCGGCGCTGCCTCACGACGAGACCGTAGAGGCGCAGGTTGCGGAGTCCTCAGGGGGCGGTGATGTCCTACCGGGGGCGCTCTTGCCCGATATCGCGAAGCTCACCGCCGTCGCGGGTCAGATTGCCGGAGACGTTGCAAATGTCGCCGGTCGCGTCGAAGTCGCATTCGACGAACGCGCCGCGCGGGAGCTTCGTTCGTCGATTCGGAACTTCGCGGATTTGTCGACGACGCTCTCGAAGACGGTGCGTACGCATGCCGGCGACCTCGACACCCTCTCGCGCGGACTCCAGTCCGCGGTGGCGTCGCTCAATCGCACGGCAACGAGTGCGGAGCTGATGGCATCGCGCATCGACAGCTCGTCATCGAGCGGACAGGTCAAGCAGATCGTAGATGACATGTCACACGCGGCCTCGGAGCTCCGGCGCGCCACGGCACAGGTTCGCGCCATGTCCGAGCAACTCTCGAGGACGCAGAACCGCCTCGATTCCTTCCTGACGAATGGCGACTCGGTGCTGGTGAAGCTCAACACGGGACAGGGATCGTTAGGTCTCCTTCTCAATGATCCGTCTCTCTACCGCAATAGTGACTCGTTGTTGACGCAACTGCGCGGGCTCGTCACGGAGGTCCGCACGAACCCGAAGAAATTCGTGAGCGTGCGGCTCTTCTGACACCGGCAGTTTCCAAACCGGTGGCCTATTTGAAGATTCCGAAGTGGCCCAGCAACCACCAGAGGATCACGAAGATCAGGACCGTGCTGAAGCAGCCGCCGCCGAGTTTTTTGGCGCCATACCCGGCTGCTACACCGCGCAGAAGTTTGCTCATCTCGTCAACGTCTCGGCTCGTTTCGACGGGACGCCAAGTGCAGGCTTCGTACCGACGCCAGCTCAGAGCGCCGCAGGCGGAGCCGCTGCCTAACGAGGGCCGAGTCTGGCAGAGACTGGACGACACGCTGTCCGGCCGCAAGCGCGGACGCTGCATCGTCCAGCAACGATGACAGCGAGAACCGTCCGGTTATTGCGGTCGCCGCGCTAACCGATTGCGCGCGCACGCCTTAGCGGCGTGTAACGGGACCGACTCGTGGTGGTCTCGGCTCTGCCTTTGAGTGATTGCGAATGAAGGCGTCATCGCGATCGACACCATGACGCACACGTCCTCGATCCCTCAGGCTACTCGTCATATGCGCACCTACATCGTCATCGCTGGTCTCGTTGCAGCAATCGGATCGACGGCTTCGGCTCAAGCGCCAACGCCGACCGCGAGCGGCACCGCCTTCGAGCTCACGCCATACGCCGGATACATGATCTTCGGCGACTATCTCAAGGGCCCGTTCGGCACGAGCATCTCGAACGCACCAGGTGCTCTCTACGGCGTTCAGCTCGGCATGAAGATCTATCCGAACGTGTCGTTGCTCGGAAATGTCGGCTACATCAGCTCCGATATCACCGCCGGAATTCCATTCCTCGGCGGCTACTCGATCGCGCACAGCTCGACGCTGATGTACGACGGTGGCCTGCAGCTGGACCTCCCGCTGACGACGGCGAGTGGCTTCAGTCTGAAGCCATTTGCTCAGATCGGCGCCGGCGCCATGCACTACAACATCAGCGAGTCTGTCATTCAGACGAACACCACGAATTTTGCAGCGAACGTGGGCCTGGGTGCGGACATCGGGCTCGGCCAATCGATGGGTCTTCGCTTGATGGCCAAGGACTACATTGGCAAATTCAACTTCCAGGGCGCTACGGATCTCGACGTGCAGGGGCAGACCGCGCAAAACTTTGCGCTGAGCGCCGGATTGCGGTTCAACTTCTAGCGACGCGCCCGGAGCGCGCCCAATGCGTCGATTCTCGGCGAGCGACGGCGCGCTCTGGGATGCAGTGATTGGCCACGAATCGTGGGGTACGTTCGTGGTGCTCTTCACGCCTGTCGTCAGCGGCGATGCGCGCAAAACGACGATGGCGGAAGAGACGTCGCTCTCCGCGGAGACCGAGCTCGACGCAAAGAGCGACGATGAGCTCAGGGCGCTCCTCGCGGAGTCGAGCCCCTGGTGAACGCGACCAGCCTCGATAGCTTGCTGTCGGCAAGTACACGTTGATCAATGCCGACGAAGACAAAATCGAAGAGAATTGTGCGGAGCGGCGCCCGCGTTTCAACCATGGCGTACCGGCCCTCCCCGCCGCCGCAAAACGACAACGAGTGGTTCGAGCTGCGCGAGTCGTCGATTCAGGGGTTGGGTGCTTTCGCACGGAAGGATATTCCACGAAGCACGCGACTCATCGAATATACGGGCGAAAAGATCAGCTACGCCGAATCCGATCGCCGGTATCCGGATGAAAAGGATGAGCGGCACCACACGTTCCTGTTCACCCTGAACGGCAAGTGGATCATCGATGCCGCGTTCGACGGCAACGATGCGCGGTTCATCAATCATTCGTGCAATCCAAACTGCGACGCGTACATCGAGCGCGGACACATCTGGATCGAGTCAATCAAGCGGATACCGGCGGGTGCCGAGCTGACGTACGACTATCAGTACGAGTACCTGGACGAGTATACTGCCGAGGACATCGCGTTCTACGCTTGCCGGTGCGGCGCGCCGAATTGTCGCGGCACCATCGTCGAACCGAAAAAAACGCGACGTAAGCGTTAGGCAGATCACCTCCGGGAGATCGTCCAGCCGATGACGCCGTCTGCCTCGCTGCACGCATTGCTCACCGGTGCGATCGATTACGCCGGACTTTTTCCGCCGGCGACGCTCGACATGCGAGAAGCCGTAACTCGGTACGCAGATTACCGCGGAACGACGGAGGCGTGGGCGCTCGGCCGCTTCGTGCTGCCGCTATCGCGGGTCGATGAGCTCGCGGCCGCGCAGAGCGCGATTCGCGCGAAGGGGCAAACCTGGCGACTCAGCGTATTGCTCGGCGAGGATTCAGCAGCCGACGCAGCTCGCATCCGGTCATTCAATGCCGCGCACGCCGGGTCGGCGTTGATCGATTCCGCCGAAGCAAAGCTCGGGGGACCAGCGTCGGCTTCGCGCCAGGCGATTGCCGCGCTGATGGAACATATGCCATCGTCGCTGCGACTCTTCATCGAGGTGCCATCGAGTGGCGATCTCGCCACCTTCATTGCTCCCATTGCCGCCGCGGACGCTTGCGCGAAGATTCGCACCGGCGGAGTAACCTCGGAAGCATTTCCCGATGCCGCGCACATCGCGGACTTCCTCTTATCCTGCGCCGAGCATGATGTTCGGTTCAAGGCGACTGCCGGTCTTCACCATCCGTTGCGGGGCCGATATCCAGTCACGTACGAGCCGTCGGCGCCCACGGCAATGATGTTTGGCTTTCTGAATATGTTCGTCGCGGCGGCGCTGGCCCGGCGACGATCACCACTGGAGGAGATCGTTGCCGCACTCCAGGCGGAGCGGGGAAGTGAGTTCCACTTTGGTGATGACGATGTGCGGTGGAAGGACACGCGCGTCACGCGCCAGGAGCTGCTCGAGTCGCATGCGACCTTTGCGCTGTCATTCGGATCATGCTCGTTCGAAGAGCCGGTCTATGATCTTCGACGACTGGCGCTGCTCTGACGCGACGTCGCGATGGCGCTGAACGACACGCATCGGATCGAGCTCGCGTCCTGGGTAGAGTCGGCACAGACTCCGGGCAGCGACTTCCCGATTCAGAATCTTCCCTTCGGCGTCTTCAAACGCACTGGACGGCACGAACCTGCGCGCGTGGGTGTCGCGATCGGCGATCAGATAGTCGACGTCGCAACCTGTCTCGATGAAGGTTTGTTGATCGATGCTGCCACGTCGGGTGCGGAGCGCTGCCGCGACAGTCACCTGAACGACCTCATGACGTTGGGTCCCGAAGCGATCTCCGGACTCCGGCGAGGCTTGAGCGAGCTTCTTCGCGTCAATTCGGCGGCGTATCGCCGCGATCCTGGCATCGCGCGTCGGGTGCTCGTGCCGATGTATGAGGCCGAGATGCGACTTCCGGTGCTGATCGGCGACTACACCGACTTTTATGCCTCCATCGATCACGCGCGAAATGTCGGGACCATGCTCAGGCCGAACGATCCACTACTGCCGAACTACAAGTACGTCCCGATCGGCTATCACGGGCGAGCGTCGTCGATAGTGGTGAGCGATACTCACGTGCGTCGTCCGACAGGGCAGATCCGCGACGATCCGGAACAGCCACCATCCGTCGCACCAACCAGGCGGCTCGATTACGAGGCGGAGCTGGGCATCTTCATGGGGATTGGCAATGCGCTCGGATCGGCGATCCCGATCCTCGACGCGGACCGCCACATCTTTGGCTTTTGTCTTCTGAACGACTGGTCGGCGCGGGACATCCAGAGCTGGGAATACCAGCCGCTCGGGCCCTTCCTCGCGAAGAGTTTCGCGACGACCATTTCGCCGTGGGTCGTGACGCTAGAGGCACTCGAGCCATTTCGCGCTCCAGCCTACGTTCGCCCCGACGGCGATCCGCCGCCGCTGCCCTATCTGCTTTGGGACGCCGACCAACGCCGCGGCGGCTTGGACATCATAGTCGAGGTTTATCTCGCGACGGCGACGATGCGGCAACGTCGCCAGGATCCGGTGCGGATCAGTCGCGGCCGATTCACCTCGATGTACTGGACGGTCGCCCAGCTCGTGGCGCACCACACCTCCAATGGCTGCAACTTGCGGCCGGGCGACCTGCTTGGCACCGGCACGATATCCGGCCCCGATCCGGAGAGCCGCGGTTCGCTCATCGAGCGCACCTGGCGGGGGCGCGATCCAATCAAGCTCCCCAACGGCGAGTCTCGAACGTTTCTTGCCGACGGGGATGAGGTGATCATGCGGGCGCACTGTGAGCGCCCAGGCTTCGCTCGGATCGGCTTGGGCGACTGTAGCGGTATGGTGGTCCCCGCAGTTTGAGTTTTCAGCCGGGCATGAGCACCCGCGATACCGCGGACGCGAAGTGCGACCACTCCGCCGTTTCCAGCCGCAGCTGCTTCCGGCCGGCATTCGTGAGCCGGTAGAACTTGGCCTTTCTACCCACCTCCGAGGTGCCCCATTCGGCCTCGATCCAGCCGCGCCTTTCCATCCGGTATAGGGCGGGGTAGAGGGACCCCTCTTCGATCTGGATCGCGTCGCCGGTCGCCTCCTCCAACCATCGGGCAATCGCGTAGCCATGACGAGGCCCGCCGTTCAGCGTCTTCAGCACGAGCGCGTCCAGCGTGCCGTGGAGGCGATCCTTCGAGAGTGTCGTCATGCGATTACCTAGAGAGTCTTGGTAACGCTATCGCGTGATACTTAGACAGTCAAGGTATCAGGCCCTCTCGCTCACCCTTGGTGGCGACGCTTGCCGAGGGAGCAATGCCTTGCGAGCTTGACCGCATGATTCGACTCTTCGGAGAGAGCGTGCGGCTCGTCGTAATCGCCGCGTCGATCATCGGAGTGAGCGTCGCGTGTCGCGGCCACTTCGAGGTCCCAACACCCGTGCTCTCGGCGCCGCTTGCTGGAGAACCCCCGAGTGAGCCGGCAACGATCACGCTGCCGATCGCAATCGCGCTTTCGAAGATTCGCACGCAGCTCGACTCAGTCTTTCCGCCCTCGGACAGTCTCGATCGAGCAAAGTGTACGGCACTCGGAGGACTGGTCTGTCACCGGTATCTGTATCGGCGCGACAGCCTCGATTTGCGCGCGAGTGGCGATCACGTGACGCTGCAGACTCGGCTTCGATATGGGGCATCCGTCGGCTTGCCCGGCGTGGGCGGAATTGCAAGCTGCGGATTTGCTCCCGAGTCAATGAAGCGCGCCGACGTCCGTCTATCGACGACGCTCTATTGGCGCTCCGATTGGCGACTAGGGTCGCACGGTACGACGGTCAATACAACTTTAAGTGATCGGTGTGAAGTCACGTTATTACATGTTGATGCGACATCGATAGTAAAGCGAATTATAGAAGGACAAAGCGAGGATCTTCGTCGTCAGATCGATTCGATGCTGCCGATGGCCGCCGACGTGCACGGCGCGGCAGACTCTCTGTGGCAGCTCGCCCAGCAACCACTCGCTCTGGACTCTGCGTCCACGGTCTGGCTCACGCTCTCACCCGAATCCGTGAGTCTCGCGCCCATCATTGGCTCGGCGAGCGCGATATCGACTGCGCTCGTCCTGACCGCGCGTCCGCGAGTAACCGTTGGTCCGAAGCCGGCGGTGACCGTAGAGCCGCTTCCATCGCTCACACTTGCTCGACGCTCATCCGGCATCCATGTGCCTGTCGAGGTCGAACTGCCGTTCTCGGATCTCAGCCAGAAGGTCTCGACTCTTCTTGCCGGCGATACGGCCGGCAAGGGACTGCACGTGAGAGAAATAAAGATCTGGGGAGTAGGAGACACTGCCGTGGTCAAGGTCGATCTCGAGGGCAAGGTCAACGGCTCACTCTACCTGCTCGGGCGAGTAGGATACGACTCCACCTCTCGTTCCGTGCTTCTGAGTAATCTTCGGTACACTCTCGAGAGCCACGACATGATGACCCGGATCAAGTCGACGTTCGGCGCTGGTCGGATCAAGGCCGCACTCGACGCGGCGACCGGGAAAGGGCATCTCGCCGTCGGAGAGCAATTGGACTCGCTCAAGTCGCGCCTGAACTACGAGCTCAATCGCTCGTTGGCACCCGGCGTCAGGCTCGCGGGAAGCGTGAACGACGTCCGCTTTTCACGCATGTTCACGACGCAGACAGCGTTCGTTCTTCGAGTCGTGCTCGATGGCGAGGCCGTTATCCTGGTGCAGTGAAGCGCTGCCGACGGCGCCTCACCGGCTCTCACTTCTTGGTTGCACCCACCTCTCCGGCAACGACCGTCTGGTTAGGCAATGGCTTCACCAGCAGCGTTTGCCCGATGCGAATCTTGTTTCCGCTGATGCTGTTCCACTCGCGAAGATGATCGGCGGTGGTGTTCCAGCGAGCGGCAATCGAGGCCAAGGCGTCACCACGCTTCACCTTGTAATACTTGGCCTTCGCGGCTTCCTGCTCCGCCAGTTTCCGCCGCGCTTCTACTGCTGCCCGTTGCTTCGCCTGCTTCTCGCCGAGTGCGACGAGCCGCTCGTGGCGCGCAGAGATCGAGTGTAGGAGCAGGCTCGCCTTTCCCCAGCCCTGCGACGGAACCCCATATCGATAGTTGCCCTCTGGCGTGTCGACGACGAGCGCTTTGGCGATGCCGAAGAACGTGCGACCCGGATGCAGCTGAACCGCCGTATCGACTTGAAAATCGTGCTCGGTGAAGGTCGGAGGGCTATCTCCGGCGCTCAGCAGGTCGCGTGGCTCCAGGCCCAGGAACAGCAAGCGCCGATCGGTGAGAACGAGAAGGCCTCGCGTCGCTCGGAAGTAATCGATCCAGGGACGCTGAAACACTGCGACCGTGCGAATGACGCGCTCGCCCTCTGCGAGAGTATTCAGTCGCAGCTCTCGCTCGGCAATGGCGCTCGCGTTCCGAGGCTCGGTGCGATAGGTGTGAATTGCAAATTGGACGAGCAGTCCGACGATGACGATCGCCGCACCAATCATCGCGTATCTCGTGGCGGGTCGTACGCGCCGACGGCGCCGCTTGAGTCGGAGCTTCCTTTTTCGCATCACCGGCGTTGGTGGTGCGCTTTCCGGTGTCTCGAAGGAGCCTTCCATCTTCAACCGATCAATCAACTCAGCCCTCTAGGCGCCTCTGCGCCTTGATCTTCAAGTCTCAGGGGAAAAATGATGCCGGCGAGCAAGCGAGCCAATCGGCCACCGGCCTGTCGATCACTCAATGCGCCCCGTTCGCACCCGGTCGGTTGAAAAAGGCTGCACCCACGGCTAGCATCCGGCCAGGCTCTTCTAGGCGCGGAGCATTATTCGTCCAGCACTCCCGCTCGCGCCAGCCTTGCTTTTTTGGCGGGGTTCGTACGCCGGTCCGGCGGCCGACACACGTGTCGTAGGACTTTTGGCCCTACCCCGTTTCGCGGATCAGAATCTGACCCCGTTGGAGGCACCATCAAGAACCAACCCGCGTCTCACCTGCTATTGCTCGCCGCCGGATCGCTCTGCACGGTGATCTTCACTGTGTCTCGCGTGCGGCCGGTTTTTGTGCAGCGCGAGCCGGTGGTCGCTCAGATTCTCCAGCACGAGTACGTCGATTCCGCTCCGATCCGCGCTCCGTGGTTGAACTCGCCAGCGGAAGTTGCCCTTCAGACTCCACAATTCCTCGCTGACCGCGAGCGCTTTATGCGAGATCTGCTCCGAACCGGCAAGGTGGACGAGCACCGAGCGTGGAGCCTTGCCGACGTTGCGGTCAGCGAAGCATACCGCCGCCGGTTGCCGCCGGCGCTTGTGCTTGGTGTGATGCTCACCGAGAACGACGAGCTCAATTCCAGAGCGCGATCGCCCGTCGGAGCGGTAGGGTTGATGCAAGTTCACGGAAGCTCCTGGCGCAGCGCGCTGGGTCGCATGTTCGGTACGAACTTGCACAATGACACGACCAACTTGCGCTACGGGATCTACATCCTGGGTTACATGGCGCGACGAGCGAGCAATAACCCCGTTGCCGATTCCACCGCACAGAGTGACAGTACGGTGGCGTCGGACAGCAGCTGGCGGATGGCGTTGCTGCACTACAATGGATGTGTGCGTGGCAAGAACACGCCGAACTGCCGAAGCTATCCCGTGGCGGTTCAGAAGAACGTCATCGAGAATGCCAAGACGACGTGCAACGGTCGCGATTTCGACGCCTGCGTCGTGCGTCCGCTCTGGCTGAGCACTCGTTCGGATCCGAGCCAGCAATAGCTAGGCGGTTCGCGGACGCTCGCCTCGACCGGCCGAGGCATACATCTTTGCCGGATGGAGACTCGAGCGCAGGCTGACGCGAGGTCCGAGTCCGTCGCGGCGCCCGCGCTTTCGACCGAGGCGCTGGTTAAGCGCTTCGGATCGACGACTGCGCTGGATAGCGTGACCGTCGAAATCGCGCGGGGGGAGTGCGTGGCTCTCGTTGGTGAGAGCGGCTCCGGCAAGACAACCCTGCTGCGCACCTTCAACCGGCTCGTAACGCCCGACTCAGGCAGAGTGTTGGTTTCGGGTCGAGACAGCGCGACTGTCGATGCCATCGAGCTCCGCCGTCGAATGGGTTATGTGCCGCAGGATGGCGGTCTTCTTCCTCACTGGCGGGTTGGGCGGAACGTCGAGCTCGTGCTCAGACTGCGGCAGGCGGAGCAAGACATCGTGCGTCGAGCGGATGAATCGCTCGAGTTGGTTGGTCTCGATCCGAGTGTCTTTCGGATGCGCTGGCCGCGTGAGCTCTCGGGTGGGCAGCGGCAGCGC
The sequence above is a segment of the Gemmatimonadaceae bacterium genome. Coding sequences within it:
- a CDS encoding alpha/beta family hydrolase; protein product: MTQTAATLTADERAIQVPAGRVTLDGDLSIPPHARAVVLFAHGSGSSRFSSRNRHVAALLRERGFATLLIDLLTPNEEALDIHTGEYRFDIGLLAERLIGAAEWLAQEPATGKLPLAIFGASTGGGAALAAAAEIPVRVAAVVSRGGRPDLAGEALNRVQAPTLLIVGGNDEPVIELNREALAQLRATARLEVVPGATHLFEEPGALDEVARHAAAWIETYAARGT
- a CDS encoding phosphoribosyltransferase, with the translated sequence MAERFLNRSEAGRLLAAELTQYAGRGDVLVLGLPRGGVPVAFEIAMALDAPLDVFVVRKLGLPGHEEFGIGAIASGGVRVVDESVLRAYGVDADALDRITERERRELERRERLYRDDRPFPSVTGRVAILVDDGLATGSTMRAAIAALRAEGPREIVVAAPVGAPETCGAIAKLADDVVCLDTPEPFYAVGLWYEDFEQTEDEEVHDLLERAAERTAPPR
- a CDS encoding ABC transporter permease, producing MTNVSTLLPDAALGRARRIPTARALATLGRVTRQGVEAVGGSARFAARTMGAIRDVRTWGPAATLHMRRLGVDSLPIGVFIAVFTGIVLALLASYSFSGAVPMYFVGTLVEKTITMELAPVLTGLALAGRVGANIAAELGTMRVTEQIDALETLGYDPHSYLVVPRVLAGTIMFPVVVGAAMLAGVASGWLASVALLDLSSADFVQGLRLFFSGFDVRYGLVKAASFGFIVTLIGSIRGLRAAGGAEGVGRAATTAVVYSAVLILVLDAFWAVTWLLGSRP
- a CDS encoding MlaD family protein encodes the protein MRRTNDFLVGTIVLLVILTLTGATFWAKQSDIGERRAKVVARFRDVGNARVGNAVVIRGVRAGTIEAIELSRGGWVHVRMSLDRSMTLPSTPVVLLNESSLFGEWQATITPRSALPHDETVEAQVAESSGGGDVLPGALLPDIAKLTAVAGQIAGDVANVAGRVEVAFDERAARELRSSIRNFADLSTTLSKTVRTHAGDLDTLSRGLQSAVASLNRTATSAELMASRIDSSSSSGQVKQIVDDMSHAASELRRATAQVRAMSEQLSRTQNRLDSFLTNGDSVLVKLNTGQGSLGLLLNDPSLYRNSDSLLTQLRGLVTEVRTNPKKFVSVRLF
- a CDS encoding outer membrane beta-barrel protein, which gives rise to MRTYIVIAGLVAAIGSTASAQAPTPTASGTAFELTPYAGYMIFGDYLKGPFGTSISNAPGALYGVQLGMKIYPNVSLLGNVGYISSDITAGIPFLGGYSIAHSSTLMYDGGLQLDLPLTTASGFSLKPFAQIGAGAMHYNISESVIQTNTTNFAANVGLGADIGLGQSMGLRLMAKDYIGKFNFQGATDLDVQGQTAQNFALSAGLRFNF
- a CDS encoding SET domain-containing protein-lysine N-methyltransferase, whose translation is MAYRPSPPPQNDNEWFELRESSIQGLGAFARKDIPRSTRLIEYTGEKISYAESDRRYPDEKDERHHTFLFTLNGKWIIDAAFDGNDARFINHSCNPNCDAYIERGHIWIESIKRIPAGAELTYDYQYEYLDEYTAEDIAFYACRCGAPNCRGTIVEPKKTRRKR
- the fahA gene encoding fumarylacetoacetase translates to MALNDTHRIELASWVESAQTPGSDFPIQNLPFGVFKRTGRHEPARVGVAIGDQIVDVATCLDEGLLIDAATSGAERCRDSHLNDLMTLGPEAISGLRRGLSELLRVNSAAYRRDPGIARRVLVPMYEAEMRLPVLIGDYTDFYASIDHARNVGTMLRPNDPLLPNYKYVPIGYHGRASSIVVSDTHVRRPTGQIRDDPEQPPSVAPTRRLDYEAELGIFMGIGNALGSAIPILDADRHIFGFCLLNDWSARDIQSWEYQPLGPFLAKSFATTISPWVVTLEALEPFRAPAYVRPDGDPPPLPYLLWDADQRRGGLDIIVEVYLATATMRQRRQDPVRISRGRFTSMYWTVAQLVAHHTSNGCNLRPGDLLGTGTISGPDPESRGSLIERTWRGRDPIKLPNGESRTFLADGDEVIMRAHCERPGFARIGLGDCSGMVVPAV
- a CDS encoding PadR family transcriptional regulator gives rise to the protein MTTLSKDRLHGTLDALVLKTLNGGPRHGYAIARWLEEATGDAIQIEEGSLYPALYRMERRGWIEAEWGTSEVGRKAKFYRLTNAGRKQLRLETAEWSHFASAVSRVLMPG
- a CDS encoding DUF4403 family protein, encoding MIRLFGESVRLVVIAASIIGVSVACRGHFEVPTPVLSAPLAGEPPSEPATITLPIAIALSKIRTQLDSVFPPSDSLDRAKCTALGGLVCHRYLYRRDSLDLRASGDHVTLQTRLRYGASVGLPGVGGIASCGFAPESMKRADVRLSTTLYWRSDWRLGSHGTTVNTTLSDRCEVTLLHVDATSIVKRIIEGQSEDLRRQIDSMLPMAADVHGAADSLWQLAQQPLALDSASTVWLTLSPESVSLAPIIGSASAISTALVLTARPRVTVGPKPAVTVEPLPSLTLARRSSGIHVPVEVELPFSDLSQKVSTLLAGDTAGKGLHVREIKIWGVGDTAVVKVDLEGKVNGSLYLLGRVGYDSTSRSVLLSNLRYTLESHDMMTRIKSTFGAGRIKAALDAATGKGHLAVGEQLDSLKSRLNYELNRSLAPGVRLAGSVNDVRFSRMFTTQTAFVLRVVLDGEAVILVQ
- a CDS encoding LysM peptidoglycan-binding domain-containing protein, which gives rise to MIGAAIVIVGLLVQFAIHTYRTEPRNASAIAERELRLNTLAEGERVIRTVAVFQRPWIDYFRATRGLLVLTDRRLLFLGLEPRDLLSAGDSPPTFTEHDFQVDTAVQLHPGRTFFGIAKALVVDTPEGNYRYGVPSQGWGKASLLLHSISARHERLVALGEKQAKQRAAVEARRKLAEQEAAKAKYYKVKRGDALASIAARWNTTADHLREWNSISGNKIRIGQTLLVKPLPNQTVVAGEVGATKK
- a CDS encoding lytic transglycosylase domain-containing protein — encoded protein: MRPVFVQREPVVAQILQHEYVDSAPIRAPWLNSPAEVALQTPQFLADRERFMRDLLRTGKVDEHRAWSLADVAVSEAYRRRLPPALVLGVMLTENDELNSRARSPVGAVGLMQVHGSSWRSALGRMFGTNLHNDTTNLRYGIYILGYMARRASNNPVADSTAQSDSTVASDSSWRMALLHYNGCVRGKNTPNCRSYPVAVQKNVIENAKTTCNGRDFDACVVRPLWLSTRSDPSQQ
- a CDS encoding ATP-binding cassette domain-containing protein, with protein sequence METRAQADARSESVAAPALSTEALVKRFGSTTALDSVTVEIARGECVALVGESGSGKTTLLRTFNRLVTPDSGRVLVSGRDSATVDAIELRRRMGYVPQDGGLLPHWRVGRNVELVLRLRQAEQDIVRRADESLELVGLDPSVFRMRWPRELSGGQRQRVAIARALAARPEVLLLDEPFGALDAISRADLQESFAALREAQSAPMTCVLVTHDLHEAFLLADRIAVLRRGRVEQIGNAEALLSRPASEYVRELLARARVTSADVAVSSGRREPL